GAGAACATGAGATCAAACAGCTCTCCCACGACGACAAGGAACAGCTCATCGACTGACGGCTTCCCCGGATCGAGTGGGGGAGGTTTTTATTCGTGCCGTTGGAGAGCCGAGTATGGACCCCGAAGATCAGATCGTGTTCGGCACTGACGGTTGGCGTGATACACTCGATACGTTTACCGAGCCTCGGGTGCGGATCGTCGCCCAAGCGATCGCAACCCAGATCGAAACGGGAACGGTTGCGGTGGGATACGACGCTCGTGATGGGTCGCGTGACTTTGCGGACGCGGTCGCCGACGTGCTCACCGACAACGGGATCGACGTGATCGTCAGCGAACGCGACTGTCCGACGCCGGTGCTCGCGTGGACGATCACTGACCGTGATCTCGATGGCGGCGTGATGATCACGGCGAGCCACAATCCACCGGAGTATAACGGCATCAAGTTCCTTCCGCCGGACGGAGCACCCGCGTTGCCGTCTGTGACTGACGAACTGAGCGACCAGTTGGCAGACCCGACCGCAGTGGCGGTCTCCGAACGCGGTGATCGACACGACGATACGTTCACGACCGCGTACGGACAGCACGCCTTCGCATTCGTGGATTCTCACCTCGATCTAGAGGGAACGACGATCGCCTACGACGCGATGTACGGCAGCGGTCGCGGCGTCACCGACGCGTTGTTAGCTGAGACCGGTGCGGCTGTCGATCGGCTCCGGTGTGAGCGCGATCCGACGTTTGGGGGGACACCGCCCGAACCGAGCGCCGACCGGCTCGAATCCCTCACCGAACGCGTTACCGCCGGTCCCGCGTCGCTTGGCATCGCCAACGATGGCGACGCCGATCGGATCGCCGTCATCACCCCCGATCGGGGCTATCTCGACCCGAACCTCTACTACGCGGTGTTGTACGAGTATCTCCTCGAAACGTCGTCCGGCCCGGCGGTTCGAACGGTGTCGACCACGCATCTCATCGATCGCATCGGTGCCGCCCACGGCGAACGCGTGATCGAGACGCCGGTCGGATTCAAGTGGGTTGCGGATGCGATGGCAGAGCACGACGCGATCATCGGTGGCGAAGAGAGCGGTGGCTTCGGTCTCACGCCCCACCTCCGGAACAAAGACGGCGTCTTGCTCGCGCTGTTGACGGCCGCCGCCCACGCTGAGCGACCGCTCGACGACCGTGCTGACGACATCACCGAGACGTACGGCGAGATCCATCAAGATCGGCTGAGCGTCGCCTGTCCCGACGATCGAAAATCCGGCGTGCTTTCCGAACTGGAAAACGTCATTCCCGACCGCGTTGCCGGGACGGCAGTGGAATCGATCGGGACGAGCGACGGCTTCAAAATCAACCTCGAAGACGGCTCGTGGCTGCTCGTCAGACCGAGCGGCACCGAGCCGAAGCTCCGCGTGTACGCCGAAGCGGATTCGGACGCGCGCGTCAACGAACTGTTGGTGGCCGGGGAGGATCTCACCGAGCCGCTGGTTTAACGCCTCGCCATCGATCGCCCGTCCGTTCGATGTCGAAGCCCAACGACTCGTAGAACTCGCTCACACCCGGACGGAACGCGGCGGTAAGTCGCCCGCGCGTGCTCGCGGCGTCGACGAGCGCCGTCCCGATCCCCTGTCCGCGTCGGTTCGGACGCACCGCGATCGCCTCGATGTGGGTGTCGTCCAGTACCACCGTCCCGAGAATCCGCTCCTCCTCGGTGGCGACCAGAACGGCTCCCGACGAGAGCCTGTCTCTGACCGTTTCCACGGCGATATCGAGCAACGCAGCGTCGAGAATCGCCATCACCGTCGGAAGCGCCTCGGCTCTGGCGGGGCGAACGTCGAACTGCGGCGCGATGTGATCAGTCACTAGCCACCTTTGATGAGCCGGAGCACGCGGACGTGTTCGGCGTCGATGGCACCGTCGTCGGGGACCGGTCGTCCGTCGACGAGGACGGTGGCCTCGTGTGGACTCAACCCGACTGCACCGAGGAGATCGCCGTATGTTGCGTTGGCTCCGAGTTCGAGCTCCTGTGTTTCACTCCCCACGATCTCGGCCGTGACGCGCATACTCGTGTGTTCGTCCGCGAACGCTTGAGCGTGGCGTTCACTCGTCTCTGCTCTCGCCGTTGAGTGCGGCCTCTTGGAGCCGCTTCCCGCGCTCGGTCGAAACGGTGAGTTCGGGCACCGATGTCGGCTCCCGGTCCTCATCGATCGCAACGTAGACGAAATACGATTCGGTGGTCTGTTCTTGCGTTCCCGTCTGGGGATCTTCCCGGTACGCCCGCAGCCGCACGCGCATACTCGTCCGTCCAACGTCGTACACGTACGCTTCGATGAGCGCGAGATCGCCCACCATGATCGGCCGTTGGAAATCGACGTGATTGATGTGGGCGGTCACACACGATTCCTTTGAAAACCGCATGGCCGCCATCGCACCGATCTCGTCCATCCATTTCAACACGTGGCCCCCGTGGGCGGTTTCGAGGATGTTGGCGTGATTGGGCTGGATCATCCACCGGTTTTCCATGTGCGTATCCAGCAGATCTGGCATCGTTTGTCTTTACACCGCTGGCAGGCAAGGCTCTGATGGTGTCCACCCAGAACGACTATCACCCCTCACGGTCGGTCTGGGCATCGAACATCCCTGTCGACATGTATCGTTCGCCGCTGTCCGGAAACACCGTCACGACGAGTGGGTCGTCGGGCGTATCGTTCTCGTCTGCGAGCCGGGTGGCGACCCGTTTGGCCGCGACGTTCGCTGCCCCGCTGGACTGTCCGACGAGCAGTCCCTCCTCTCTCGCGAGCTGTCGACATTCGGCTTCTGCGGTGTCGATCGAAACCGTCTCGATCGAATCGACGAGATCCAGATCCAGATTGTCACTCACGAACCCCGGACCCATCCCCTGAAACGAGTCTTCACCCGATTCACCGGTCGAGAGCACCGCATTGGCCTCGGGTTCGACGGCGACGACCTCCATCTCGGGAAACGCTTCGCGCAGTCGGCGACCGACGCCGGTGATCGTCCCACCGGTTCCGACGCCCGCAACGAACGCGTCGATCGTCCGGTCTTCCACTTGGTGGAGGATTTCATCCCCGGTTGTCCGGTAGTGTGCCTCCGTATTCGCCGGGTTCTCGAACTGTCGCAGCTGCACCATCCCCTCTTCGGTGAGGTGATCGGCGCGATCTTTCGCGTCGCTGATGTCGCCGTCCACGAGATCGAGGTCGGCACCGTATGCTCGCATGATTCGTCGGCGTTCGGGTGATTTCGAATCCGGCATGACGATCGTGAGATCGTACCCCTTGGCGGCAGTGACGACCGCGAGACCGATCCCGGTGTTGCCGCTCGTCGGCTCGACGAGCCGATCGCCCGGCGATATCATCCCTTCTGCTTCCGCTCGTTCGACCATCCCCAATGCCGGGCGATCCTTTGCGCTGCCTGCGGGGTTTTTCGATTCGAGCTTCGCCCCGATCGTCGATCCCGGCGGAGAATGGACTTCTACCAGCGGCGATCCGATGGTGTCGAGGACGGAATCGTTCATACGTTCCGTTCCCGATGGGACGCTAAAGACGTGGCGAACCGAACAGATCTATCGTGGACGGACTGACGGCACACAGTGGCGTGGCCTTCGTGACCCACACCTTGAGATGCGTTGGTCACCGGCCGATACTGGTGCGAGCGCGTTCGTTAAGTCGCTCACCCGAATAGCCCGGATATGGCACTCGAAACGATGGCGCCGAATCCCGTTTGGGATGCGGATGCCCACGAAGAGACGGTCACGGTCCTGCGTGAGCACGACGACGTGACGTACACGATCTGGGGTGGTGATTGGTGCAAGGACTGTCGGTCACAGCTCCCCGATTTCGGCGCGGCGCTCGAGGCGGCTGACGTCGAAGACGACCGCATCGAACACGTCGCGGTCGACCGTGACAAGCAAGGTCCTGGCGTCGAGGCGTACGACATCGAGTACATTCCGACGATCGTCGTCGAGCGCGGTGGCGACGAGGTGGCCCGGTTCGTCGAGAGCGAAGACGTTCCTGCAGCGGCGTATCTGGCAGAACAGCTTGATTCGTGAGCCGCTTTTTCACGTTCCCTGTGTGTCAGACCGCCACGCGAGCGCCTCGGCAATGTCGGTTTTCGGCGGCGAACAGGTGAAATTCTTACAGAGATACGCCGTCGGCTCGTCCGCCTGTTGGTCCCGTCCGGCCCAGATCGGTGGGATCTCGTCGAGACCCAGCTCTTCGACCCATTCGGCGACACCGTCGGTCGTCGGCGGCCGCGGTGCGACGATCCGACGCGAGAGATAGGTCGTTGCCAGCTGTTCGCGGAACGACGGCGGGAGTTCCTCGGCCGCAACCGTGAGTTCGATCGGCCCAGCCGCGTGTTCGTCCGCAGCCAGCGCGAGCGAGAGACACCGGAGCGGATCCGACTCGATCGTCTCGGCGTGAGTCGACAGCACTGTCTCGGCGATCGATCCGAATCGGTCGTGAGAGACGAACTGGTCGAGGGCGAGCAACAGCGACGTGGCAACCCCCGCGCTCGACGGCGTCGACTGGTCGGACAACTCCTGTGGCCGGGCGATCATCGATTCGCCGCTTTCGGGAGTGAAATACAGGGTGCGCTCCGTCTCGTCCCAAAACTCCCGCTCGATGGCTGTTGCGAGGTCGATCGCAAACCCGAGCGCCTCGACCGAACCCGTCGTCTCGTACAGATGTAGCGCCCCTCGTCCGAGAAACGCGTAATCCTCGAGGTAGCCGTCACCGCTCACATCACCGTCTTTCTCCCGGCGCGCCAACCGGCGTTCTTTCTCATCCCAGAGCTGAGACCGGACGAACGAGAGCGCACGCTCTGCGGTGTCGGCGAGCCCCGCGCCGGGACGGACCAGCGCGCCCTCTGCGAACGCGGAGATCATCAGTCCGTTCCAGCCTGCTAGCACTTTCTCGTCTCGTCCGGGGTTGGGTCGCTGCCCACGGTGCTCGAACAGCTGTTTGCGGGCCGTCTCCAGTGATGACTCGACGTCCTCGGCCGAGCGATCGTACGTCTCGGCGAGTTCGTCGATGCCGGTTTGGACGGTGAGAACGGTGTTCCCGTCCTCGAAATTCCCGGATTCGGTCACGCCGTATCGGTCACAGAACAGGTCAGCGGCCGTATCATCGTCCACTGCAGTGTCGATCTCCTCGGGCGTCCAGACGTAAAACGCTCCTTCCTCTCCGTCGCTTTGGGCGTCCAGCGTGGCGTAAAACCCGCCGTCGGGATGGGTAAGCTCCCGTTCGACGAACGAAAGCGTCTCTCGGGCAGCACGAACGTACCGGTCGTAGCCAGTGAGCTGGTAGCCGGCGAGCAACGCCCGCGTGATCTCGGCGTTGTCGTACAACATCTTCTCGAAGTGAGGAACTACCCATTCCCTATCCGTGGTGTACCGGTGGAATCCCCCGCCAACGTGGTCGAACAGCCCGCCTCGGATCATCGCATCTAAGGTTTCCTCTGCTACCGCTCGGTACGCTTTCTCCCCGGTTCGGTCGGCCGCGCGCAACAGTGCCCGGATCCGACCCGTCTGGGGGAACTTCTGTCCGGAGCCGAACCCACCGTACTCCCTGTCGGCGCTTTTGACGACCCGCTGTGCAGTCGACTCGAGCACGTCGGCTTCGGGCGCTTTTCCGGGTTGGTCCGGAACTTCCTCTAGCTCTCCTGCGATCGCGTCGGTCCACTGCTCGGCCCGGGTTTCCATCTCCTCGCGCTGATCGGGATCGGTCCACGAGCCGGTGATGTTTTCGAGGAGATCTCGAAAGCCCGGAACTCGTCCACGCGCCTTGGGCGGGAAGTACGTCCCGACGTAAAACGGCTTACCATCCGGTGTGAGCCACACCGACAACGGCCACCCGCCGCCACCGGTGACGAGCTGACAGATCGTCTGGTAGATGCTGTCAAGATCCGGCCGCTCCTCGCGGTCGACCTTGATCGGAACGAAATGTTCGTTCAACACCGACGCGACTGACTCGTTTTGGAAGCTTTCGTCTTCCATCACGTGACACCAGTGACACGCCGAATAGCCGATCGACAGGAAGATCGGAACATCGCGCTCTTTGGCTGCTGCGAGCGCGTCATCATCCCATGGCTGCCAGTGCACCGGATTGTCCGCGTGCTGTTGGAGATACGGACTCTGCTCCTCATCGAGGCGGTTGCGTCGAGTGGGATCAGTCATATCCCACGTAGCGGTGCGACACTAAAGAATGGCTGCTTTAGACTTCTACGTATCCGAAACGAACTCTTCGATCGATCCGGGTGTCACCGCTCTTTTCGATCGGTGTGAACACCGAGCACTGTCTCGTCAGCCTCAGCTACTGACGGGAGTGACCGGAGTCGTGGATGAAGCAAGTAGTACACTCCGACGACAGCTATCATCCCACCGATCCCATACAGCGCCACCGCGCTGCCGACGACGCTAGCGATCGCTCCACCGAGTACTCCACCGACAGGCGCTATTCCCGACAGCACTGTTCGCATGAGTGATGTAACACGACCGAGGAGTGCGTCGTCAAGCGCGGATTGCACCATCGAGAAGAACAACACGTTGAACGTACCCAGTGGCACTGCGGCCATGAACAGCACTGCACCGGTTGGCCAGACGCCAGGCGCGGTGACTGCTGTGAGCAACAGTGACCCAGAGCACACGTGCGAAGCGATCGCTACCCAGCCGATGGGGAACTTCTCGATGAGAAACGCCCCACCTGCCCCAACGAGGCTTCCCGCCCCCATCGCCGCCACGAGCAGACCGTACGCTGTAGGCCCAGCGAGTGAATCCGCAACGATCGGCAGGAGTGCAGTCAGTGCTGTCGCCGCGAAATTGCTCACCATCATCCCGAACAGCATCGCTTGTAGGACAGAGCCGTGTACGTAGTCGATTCCCTTTCGGAACTCGGCGATGTACCCCTCATCGTTCTCATCGCTCTCGTCCTTGATCTCATTCTTCCCGTTGTTCCGTGGCGTCTTCGGAACGGTGACACCGACGAACAGGAGTGCCGCAACGGCGAACGTGATCGAGTTAATGACAAACAGAGGGACTGCCCCGATGACAGCGATGAGCACGCCAGCGACGGCGTTGGCGACCATATCGACCGTTCGAACAGACGTCGAGAAGAGTGAGTTTGCCTGTGTGAGTTCATCTTCCGCAACGATCTGTGGGAGTGCCGCGTTCTGTGCCGGGTAAACGAACCCGTTGACGAAATACAATACGGGAATGAGGAAGAGCACGAGCCAGACTGAGAGACGATCCACCACGGCGGCGATAGGCACAACCAGCACGCCGATACCGTTGATGAGCTGGGTGCTCAGGAGTAACCGACGCAATCGCCAGCGGTCCACGAGTGGCCCGATGAAAACGCTGAGGAGGTCGGGTGCCCGCACGAGCGCAGTGGCAAGTCCTGTGTAGAACGCTGAACCCGTCAGCTCCCCAACGAGCCACATCGTCCCGATGAAATACAGGCTATCACCGGTGTCAGTAGTGACTCGTCCAGAGAACAGTCGCAGAAAGTTCGTGTTGGTGGCGAGACCACTGAAACCAGATCCGCTGAAACGTCGTCGAACCCATCCCATGCCAACGAGCAGGAAACAGCCCAGAATAAGTGTTAGCAGAAAATCACTTCTGTAAACTGTCGAGCCGAAGCCTGTTTCTGTCTGAATTCTTATTTGCGATACCGTTCAACGACGTTCAGATCTTCATCAACGATCAGTTCGAGTTCATCACCTAGGAGCGAGACAGTGACGCTGATTCGCAACGGGTTGTTCGAACGCACGGTCGTGTACTGGTCAACGTTGTAGACGTAGCTCTGCAGGAACTCCTCGTTGAGATCGATGCCATGGTCGTCGTACAATGCGATGACGGCGGGGTGGTAGCTGAGGTGCAACCCGACGGTAGCGGTGGCGTGGTGTTGACACCGTTCGCAGTCGTATTCGAGACCGATCTCTCGGTTGTGGTACTCGGGATCTCTCGTGATCGAGTGGGTGATGGCTCCAGCACAGTTCGGGCAAACACCGTTCACAGTGAACGAGAGCTGTGCCCGGATCCAGCGGCTGGCCGTTTCAGCGAATTCTTTGCGAGGACGACCATCAAGCACTCCCGGCGGGAACGCGAACCGCAACACCGCTTCCGTACAGTTCGGACAACAGACGACGAACTGATCGTTTTCGTAGCTCGCTTCGAGTGACGACCCACAGGCGGAACACGATGTACCGATTTCGAACGGATCGATTTCGACGCGCTTCGTGTAGGTTCCATCGAGTATTGCGCCGATGATCCGCCGCCCGGCGTAGGTGAGTCCGTACCCTTCCTCATCGCGTTGGACGAACGTCCCGACGAGCTTCCCGAGGTGGTAGTTGAACTGACCGCTGTCAGCAACGGCAGCGCGGTCTTGCAGTTCCGAGAACGATACAGGAGTGTTTTCGGCCTGCCAGAGCGCTTGAATGATGTCGATCCGCGTCTCATTGCCGAGAATCGAAAAGACATCTTCTGGGGGGAGCCGCTCAGTTACGTCCTGCTCGGTCGAATCTGACATTGTTGAACATAATCATAACTGGAGATAGATCCTACCCATCCTGTCATAGGCGAGACCGTTCTATCCGTCGATTGCGACGGCGGTAGCGGTGGCGGAGCGGACAGGTCACTCACCGCGAGCGGTAGCGAGCGGCTTTTTTTAGTCTTCCCGCGAGCGCAGAGAGGAACGAAGTTCCTCAAGCAACCGGGCGCAGCCCAGTGACAGCGAGTGGAAGCCTGCAAGAGCGAAGCTCTTGCAATGCAGGTTTTTTGCAAGGTAGCTTCGCCACCCTCTCGTAAAAAAAGTGGATGGGCAACGCTTACATCGCCGTGCCCCGCTCACTCGGTCATGGACGAGACCGTTCTACTCGTCGGCGGCGGCGGGCGAGAGCACGCGATCGCTCGCGCGCTGACCGATTCCGACGTCACCTTGTACGCCTGTGCGTCGAACCGCAATCCCGGCATCGCTCGGCTCGCGGCAGGATTCAAAACACTGGATGAGACCCACCCAACGGCGGTTGTCACCTACGCGACGGAGATCAACGCGACGCTGGCGGTGATCGGCCCCGAGGCACCGCTGGAATCTGGCGTCGTAGACGCTCTTGAGGAGGCAGGGGTGTACGCGTTCGGTCCCCGCGAAACCGAGGCGCGAATCGAGACGGACAAGGCGTTTCAGCGGCGGTTCATGGCCGAACACGACATTCCGGGCTGTCCGGACTTTGCGACGTTTGAGGAGATGGACGCGGCGTGTGAGTACATCGACAGCTACGACGGCGATCTCGCGGTCAAACCCGCTGGACTCACGGGTGGGAAGGGGGTGCGTGTGACCGGCGACCAGATAACGAAAGAGGAGGCAAAAGCCTACCTCCGGGAATCGGAGTATACCCGAGTGGTGCTCGAAGAGCGCTTGGTCGGCGAGGAGTTCACCGTCCAAGCGTTCGTTGCCAACGGGGAGTTTCGGGTTTCGCCCGCTGTGCAGGACCACAAACGCGCCTACGAAGGAGACGAAGGACCCAACACCGGCGGGATGGGGAGCTACTCCGCTGAGGATGATCTGCTCCCGTTTATGACGGCCAAGGACTACGCGGACGCTGTCTCGATCATCGATCAAGTCGTTGACGCCCTCAAAGGGTACAAAGGGACGCTGTACGGGCAGTTCATGCTCACTGCGGAGGGAGTGAAGGTCGTGGAGTTCAATGCTCGGTTCGGCGATCCCGAAGCGATGAACACCCTTCCGGTGCTCGAAACCCCGTTGCTCGACGTGCTCAAAGCCGCCCGCGACGGCGAGCCGCTCCCAGAACTGACCTTCACACAGCAGGCAACGGTGTGTAAATACGCCGTTCCGGCGGGTTATCCGACCGATCCCAGTGCGGGTGCTGAGATCACGATCGACGAAGACAGCGCGGGTGAGGCCTTGTTGTTCTACGCTAGCGTCGACGAGCGGGACGACGGAATCTACACCACTACCTCTCGTGCCTTCGCGGTCGTCGGTCGGGCTGAGAACATCGAAACCGCCGAAGAGATCGCAGAGGAGGCGTTAGCTGTGGCCGGTGAGAAGGGACTGCACGTTAGACACGACATCGGGACCCCCGAGTTGGTCCAACAGCGCATCGACCACATCGAAACACTCCGGTAGTTCTCACCACCCCGCTCTTACCGTTCATGCCCGACGACACAGACCCCACTCGTCACGACCGTCTCGACAGACACCCGACACCGGGAGCACACAACTCCCTATGGCGGTGGCCCAGCGCCAAACATCCGTTGCGGATCGCGTTCAACTACGCCCTCATCGTCCTCGCGCGCCACTCCCCAAGCCTGCGGCTGAAGAACTATCTGCTGGGACTCACGGGTGTTACCGTGGGGCAAGGTGTTTCGTGGGGCTTAGAGTCGACGCCGGACGTGTTCTGGCCCGAACTCATCACTGTTGAGGACCACGCCATCATCGGGTATGACGCCACACTCCTCTGCCATGAGTTCCTCCAAGAGGAGTATCGAACCGGTGCAGTCGTCGTTCAGGAAGGAGCGATGATCGGTGCGGGTGCAATCGTGCTTCCTGGAGTGACGATCGGTGCGGGTGCGCGAGTGGCTGCCAACTCGCTGGTGACCGACGACGTCCCTCCCGACACGACCGTGGCCGGTGTGCCCGCGACCGAACAGTCACGAGCGTGACTTTTTGGCTGCGCTGTACCGCTCACTGCTCGAAATGGTCCAACAGGAGTGCAGTGACCCGATCCGGATGCTCGTGAGTGATCCAGTGGGTGGCGTGGGGAAACCGTTTGAGATCTCCGTGTTCGCAGTAACCGAGGCTCCGTTCGGCCATCTCGGGCACGAGCGCCTGATCGTTCTCGCCCCACACGATCCGCGTCGGAACCGTGACCCGCTTGTCAGGGACCGTCGGCCGGTACCGGAGGGCTCGGTACCAGTTGATCATCGCGGTCGGCGCGCCTGCCTGTGTCCACGCACGGCGGTATCGGTCGAACGCTTCCTCGGTGAACGTTCCCGGCTGCGATCCGTCCCGCATCGCGCTCACCCACGGCTCGAAGTCGGCTCGTTTCACGTACCACTCGGGAAGACGAGGAATCTGGAACTGAAAGATGTAGCTGCTTTTGAACAGCTGTATGAGGCTCGAACGCAGCGTATCAACGAACACCGCGGGATGGGGCACGTTGACGATGCCGAGACGGTCGACGATCTCGGGACGACGAAGCGCCAGATCCCATGCCACGGCCGCTCCCCAGTCGTGTCCGATGATGTGAGCGGACTCGCGCCCCTCCGTTTCGAGGAGCGCAGCGACGTCCGCCGAAAGCCGAGACAGCCGGTAGGGACGGACACCGGTGGGTTTCTCGCTCAGGTTGTAGCCGCGTTGGTCGGGAACGAGTACCCGGTATCCCGAATTCACGAACGGCTTGATGTACTCCGACCACTGGTACCAGAACTCCGGAAACCCATGTAAGAACACGATGAGCTCCGCGTCAGTCTCACCGGCTGTGACGACGTGTAGCTCCACGCCGTCGACCGACCGAATCGCTGCTTCGGCCGAGGGAACGTCCGGAAGGGCGTCGGCTGGGGACTTCCGTGCGGTCATGGTGTGCTCGAACGATCGAAATTCGGGAATGACGCACAAAATACCTCGGTGGAGTCTGTCAGAATAAGCACGCCGTGAATCGTTCCTGATCCTACGGTCGAAAGCGAGACTAGGACCTGATTCGTACGATCCCAGAACGGAGCACGAGGTGGTTCGGGAGGATGAACTCCTCCTCGTCGCTCTCGATGTGGGTTGCGAACAGCCCCACCTCCTGTACGATGCCGCGATGGTCGTCGATGTTGACCGTGTCACCGATCGAATATGGCTCCGAAAAGATGAGGAACACACCGGCAGCCCCCGCAGCGAGGAGATCTTTGAATGCGAGTCCTCCCAATACGATGATGCCGAGCAGATAGCCACCAAGAACGACAAGCAGTGCACCGGTTTCGATTCTGAGTTGTGCGAGCGCGATGAGCGAGGCGACAAAGAGAATGCTGTATTTGACCGCAGATGGGAGCAGTGACACCTCGGTGAGCTTTACGTCCTGAAGCGACTGTTTGATCTCGACTTCGGCTTTGTCGCCGACGATGAGACCGATGATCACGACCAGCGCGGCGACAAACACCTGCAACAGATATCCTCGAAGCAGTTCGAGATAGTACCTCGTATCGAGTACGCCACCGATGCTCAGCGTCAGTCCGACCGCGAGCGCGATGAGAAACAGCGTGATGAGCCCCGACAGCAGCCCG
The sequence above is drawn from the Halocatena salina genome and encodes:
- a CDS encoding acyltransferase; translation: MPDDTDPTRHDRLDRHPTPGAHNSLWRWPSAKHPLRIAFNYALIVLARHSPSLRLKNYLLGLTGVTVGQGVSWGLESTPDVFWPELITVEDHAIIGYDATLLCHEFLQEEYRTGAVVVQEGAMIGAGAIVLPGVTIGAGARVAANSLVTDDVPPDTTVAGVPATEQSRA
- a CDS encoding mechanosensitive ion channel domain-containing protein produces the protein MAEIAQIVDGFLRDLSNSILPLVVFVTGVLVAIIIGRLSRRLFIAAEVPEGVEGTRFERTVNRLGTSTIGLLSGLITLFLIALAVGLTLSIGGVLDTRYYLELLRGYLLQVFVAALVVIIGLIVGDKAEVEIKQSLQDVKLTEVSLLPSAVKYSILFVASLIALAQLRIETGALLVVLGGYLLGIIVLGGLAFKDLLAAGAAGVFLIFSEPYSIGDTVNIDDHRGIVQEVGLFATHIESDEEEFILPNHLVLRSGIVRIRS
- a CDS encoding alpha/beta fold hydrolase is translated as MTARKSPADALPDVPSAEAAIRSVDGVELHVVTAGETDAELIVFLHGFPEFWYQWSEYIKPFVNSGYRVLVPDQRGYNLSEKPTGVRPYRLSRLSADVAALLETEGRESAHIIGHDWGAAVAWDLALRRPEIVDRLGIVNVPHPAVFVDTLRSSLIQLFKSSYIFQFQIPRLPEWYVKRADFEPWVSAMRDGSQPGTFTEEAFDRYRRAWTQAGAPTAMINWYRALRYRPTVPDKRVTVPTRIVWGENDQALVPEMAERSLGYCEHGDLKRFPHATHWITHEHPDRVTALLLDHFEQ